From Amycolatopsis sp. WQ 127309:
GGGGCGATGAGCGCCCAGTAGTCCCTACGCCGGACCGAACGGACTGGCGGGCCTCCGACGGTGAACGGCAGGCAAACAAAGACCGTTCGTCGCGGTGAACCCCAGGATCGGCACCCGTCGGAGGCCTCACAGGGCTCACACAGGCCACCCATCAGCCCAGGTGGGAGAGGGTTTTGACCGCTCACCGTGCACCGATGACCGCTGCGCGTGACCAACCACCGCTCATCGCGCGGCCTAGCCGCCGCGCCGGTCACCCCCGCATACCGACCGGTCGGCGTCCGCCGGTCGACCCCGCCGGCGAGTCAGCCCGATGGAAGGCGAGCGGCGATTCCGGGTGGCGCATCGCCGGTGCGGCGGGTCCCCGCTGGTTGGCGCGTTGGTGAACGGCCAGTCACTTGGCGCCCGTCGGCCGCCGCAGCTGTTCATCGCATGTGACACGGGTCGAGTCTCTTGTTCGGCGATCGCGGGCGGCGGCCAGCGGTCGGCATGAACAGCAGTTGGGCTTCGCCAGGCGTGGGTGGCCGGTGTGGGGCCGGGTCAGGGTGGTTAGTCGACGGGGCCTGCTCGGGCGTGGGCTGATGGGGCGGGTAGTCCGGCGAACTTCGAGTTTGGGGCTTCTACCTCGATCAGGGCGTCCAGTCTTTGCCAGCGGCAGGTCAGGAGCGTGACTCCCATGCGTTCGGTCACCCAGCGGGCGCGGCCGCAGGCTTTGTCCGGTCCCTCTGATGCGTGTGATGCCGCTGCTAGGGCTCCCAGGTCGGCTGCCGATTCGACCTGGTGCCGGGCGATGGTCACCGTGCTCAGCCAGAGGCCGAGCACTGCTATGCCCGTTAGCGCCGCGACTGCCACTGCCGTCCAGATTGTCGCCGCTCCGCTGTCCGCCTCCGTGGTGGAGCCGGCTCGGCGGCTATGCGTCCGCGTGGTTGCCGCTGTGCGGCGGCGCGTCTTGGCGGCAGGGCGGCCGGCGGTGCGCGGCCTGTGTTGTGTTCGGGCCCTCTGGTTGTCAGCGTGAGGCATTGCGGGCCTCTGTGCCTGGCTCGGCCAGGGCGTACGCCGTCGCCTTCAAGGTGATCATCGGCAGGAGGCTGTCGGCTGGGTGGGCTGCCACCCTGACCGTGATTTCTTCGCCCGTGCGCTGGACGTCGAGGGTTGCTCCCGGTGGTGCGATCTGGTGGACCGCCGCCTCGGCCTGGGTGGGTTGGCCTCTGGCCAGGAGGCGCGCTGCCTCTCGTGCCGCGTCTGTGCAGTGCAGCTGGGCTGTCACCATCGTCGTTGCCGCCAACAGCAACAGCCCCAGCACTGTGAGGCCGGCCAGCCCGAGTGCTGCCTCGACTGTGACCGAGCCTTCGTCGCGGCGGGTCATGACGGGACCGACAAGGCCTTCATGACCAGGCTTGTCAGCCACGAGACGACCGAGTCGCCCGTGAGCAGGGTGTAGAGGACGGCCGCGAAGGCCGCTACCGCGACCGTGACGATGGCGTACTCGACCGTTGTGGAGCCGTCGTCGTCGGTGGGACGTCGGTGGGGCGTGTTCATGGGGGATTCCCTTCGATAAAGAGGTCAGAAGAGGGGGCCGAGACGGGCGGCCAGGCCCAGGACGACCGGCAGGACGCCCAGGCAGAAGAAGGCGGGCAGGAAAAGCAGACCCACCGGCAGGGCCAGCGCCACTCCGGCTCGTTCGGCGCGTTCCTCGGCCTCGGTGGCCAGTTCCTCGCGGAACCGCTCGGCGAGGTCGGCGGCGGCCGTGGCGAACGCCGCGCCCGAGCGGGACGTGCGGATCGCCGCGATCGCCAGTTCATCGAGGCCCGGGAGCGCCTGCACCGGTGCCCAGGCTTCGCCTGGCTCCGAGCCGAGGGCGAGCAAGGCCGCGGCTGATCGCAACGCCTTGGCTGCCTCGGTGGGTGCGGCACCGGAGACCGCGTCGAGCGCCGTCGGGACCGGGAGGCCCGCTCGCAGGCAAGCCGCGAGGAGGTCGAGCGTGCCCGCTAGCCGGAGTCTGGTGGCGATGTCGGCCGCGGGTGCGCGCGGTCGCCGGGAACGGCCGATCGCCCACCAGCCGGCGGCGGTCACGAGCGCACCCACGACGATCCCGGCCAGGCCGCCGACGAGTACGGCCAGCGAGACGCCGCCCAAGGTCGTCGCGATGTGCGGGACTGCGCCCGGCCACTCGCGAACGGGCTCGGGTGCTCGGGCGACCCGCAGCCAAGCGAACCGCCGGACCGCGACGGCGTCGGTCGGCCAGGTGACGACCGCGCCGGCGAACAGCAGGAGTGCCGCCGCGTTCATCGGAGCCGTACTCGGCCGGTCAGGGCGCGGCACCAGGCCGTTCCCGCCCAGAGCAGGACGCTGCCCAGGACCAGGAGGAGCTGCCCTGGCGTGCTTTCGATCAACACCGACAGCGGTGACGCGCCCATCGCCTGCCCGAGGAGCACGCACAGCACCGGGAGGCCGGTGAGCACCGCCGCGCTCGATTGCGGGCCGGCCAGTTTCGCGCGCATCCGGCGGGCGTACGCCAGCGCGGCTTCGGCGTCGCGGCGGGCGGCGTCCAGGACGTCGGCCATCGGCAGGCCGTAACGCCTGCCCAACGTCCACGCCGTGGCCAGCTCCGGGATGGCCGGTGCTCGCAGCTCGCCGTCCAGACGGGCCGCGGCCGCCAAGGCTCGCAAGTCCGCCGAAACCGCGGGGACGACTTCGGCGGCGGCCTCCGCCGCGGTCACCGGGTGGGCTCCGGCGCGCAGCTCGGCGACCATCGTCCGCAACGCGGTCGCCGTGTGCGCGGCCATCGCGAGGTCCCGGTTCGCGCGGCGGTGGGCCTGCCATTCCTGGCGCCACGCCAGCGTCAGCACTCCGACGGCGACAGCGCCGCCGACTCCGGCGAGCAGACCCGCCAGCGCGGCGGGGAGCAGCCAGCGGACGACCGGCCACAGCTCGGGCAGCCGGCTGCGGGACTTCGGCGCCGGCTGTTCCACCACGGCCTGCAGCCGGTCCGGCGCCGCGGGCCAGCACGCCAGGGCCGCGCCGACGCACAGCGGGAGCCACGCGGTGATCATCGGTCTCTCCTTCGACGGTGCGGGAAACGTTGTCCAGCAAGCAAAGTCAGCACGTGAGGGATCCCGTCGTCACGAAGAGGTGGCGGTCGACCGTCCAGCGGCCCGCGCGCCACACCGGCACCACCCGCGCGCGGCCGTGCTCGCCGCGGAGCACGCCGACTTCGGCGAGACGGCGTCGGCCGCCTGGCTCGCGTCGCATGTGGAGCACGACGCGGACCGCCGCGACGAGCTGGCTGTGCACGGCGTCACGGCCCAGCCCGCCGA
This genomic window contains:
- a CDS encoding type II secretion system F family protein: MNAAALLLFAGAVVTWPTDAVAVRRFAWLRVARAPEPVREWPGAVPHIATTLGGVSLAVLVGGLAGIVVGALVTAAGWWAIGRSRRPRAPAADIATRLRLAGTLDLLAACLRAGLPVPTALDAVSGAAPTEAAKALRSAAALLALGSEPGEAWAPVQALPGLDELAIAAIRTSRSGAAFATAAADLAERFREELATEAEERAERAGVALALPVGLLFLPAFFCLGVLPVVLGLAARLGPLF
- a CDS encoding type II secretion system F family protein, which encodes MITAWLPLCVGAALACWPAAPDRLQAVVEQPAPKSRSRLPELWPVVRWLLPAALAGLLAGVGGAVAVGVLTLAWRQEWQAHRRANRDLAMAAHTATALRTMVAELRAGAHPVTAAEAAAEVVPAVSADLRALAAAARLDGELRAPAIPELATAWTLGRRYGLPMADVLDAARRDAEAALAYARRMRAKLAGPQSSAAVLTGLPVLCVLLGQAMGASPLSVLIESTPGQLLLVLGSVLLWAGTAWCRALTGRVRLR
- a CDS encoding TadE family type IV pilus minor pilin, whose product is MTRRDEGSVTVEAALGLAGLTVLGLLLLAATTMVTAQLHCTDAAREAARLLARGQPTQAEAAVHQIAPPGATLDVQRTGEEITVRVAAHPADSLLPMITLKATAYALAEPGTEARNASR
- a CDS encoding Rv3654c family TadE-like protein, with the protein product MPHADNQRARTQHRPRTAGRPAAKTRRRTAATTRTHSRRAGSTTEADSGAATIWTAVAVAALTGIAVLGLWLSTVTIARHQVESAADLGALAAASHASEGPDKACGRARWVTERMGVTLLTCRWQRLDALIEVEAPNSKFAGLPAPSAHARAGPVD
- a CDS encoding DUF4244 domain-containing protein, producing the protein MNTPHRRPTDDDGSTTVEYAIVTVAVAAFAAVLYTLLTGDSVVSWLTSLVMKALSVPS